In Marivivens aquimaris, one genomic interval encodes:
- a CDS encoding PAS-domain containing protein, whose amino-acid sequence MDLTDLALPLIAVCISMLAVVGIVRFTDSRLRSARAMMREADEAVLFLFDSADLVDATPSARKMLKSRKEAGSDWNRFLTLFAPHFPDMRGALQQLDEGRKELVSPTDPAKTISAEVCDGLTRISYADSGAQQSKLVDRATYAALEADLDGLRFTAETAPILIWRQARDGQIIWFNEAYRNLADSFDTREIATWPLINLFPEAVCAGDTAKKRMPLSHGTAARPRMFDITSVACGEDTVHYAVDVTEIVEAEAAKTNHLQMFGRPFAILTVGLAIFDRDHRLMTFNPALADLTDLPIGFLSNRPPIYDFLHRMHEGGYMPTTANYREWREFIGKLERETRNGTYVENWELPNGKTYRVIGCPSPDRSIALMFEDISAHASAGRQYQYELEMQQVVLDSFDEATALFNPSGTLILCNSAYVDLWHGGDRPDAASTLLGETAEWRKMTIATEFWDEVRSLVYRDALSEPIKQTVRLTDGRSLLCRVNTLKSGETIVKFDTFIEAGLSAGLPPLRAALL is encoded by the coding sequence ATGGATTTGACCGATCTGGCTCTGCCGCTCATCGCCGTCTGTATCTCGATGCTTGCCGTTGTCGGCATCGTGCGGTTCACCGATTCCAGACTGCGGAGCGCGCGGGCCATGATGCGTGAGGCGGATGAGGCGGTGCTGTTCCTGTTCGACAGCGCCGACCTTGTCGATGCCACGCCCAGCGCGAGGAAGATGCTGAAATCGCGGAAGGAGGCTGGAAGTGATTGGAATAGGTTCCTCACGCTGTTCGCACCTCATTTTCCCGACATGCGCGGCGCGTTGCAGCAATTGGACGAGGGGAGAAAAGAACTCGTCTCCCCCACCGATCCTGCAAAAACCATCAGCGCCGAGGTGTGCGATGGCCTCACCCGTATCAGCTACGCCGACAGCGGTGCGCAACAGAGCAAGCTAGTTGATCGCGCCACTTACGCTGCATTAGAGGCTGATCTGGACGGTCTTCGCTTCACCGCGGAAACCGCACCGATCCTGATCTGGCGACAGGCGCGGGATGGTCAGATTATCTGGTTCAACGAGGCATATCGCAATCTCGCCGACAGTTTCGACACTCGCGAGATCGCCACTTGGCCCCTTATCAACCTATTCCCTGAAGCAGTCTGTGCCGGCGATACCGCGAAGAAACGGATGCCCTTGTCGCACGGGACCGCTGCACGACCGCGCATGTTCGACATCACTTCGGTCGCCTGTGGTGAGGACACCGTGCACTACGCCGTCGATGTCACCGAAATTGTCGAGGCCGAGGCGGCCAAGACAAATCACCTCCAGATGTTCGGTAGGCCGTTTGCGATCCTGACCGTGGGCCTCGCGATTTTTGACCGCGATCATCGCTTGATGACTTTCAACCCTGCGCTGGCGGACCTGACCGACCTGCCGATCGGTTTCCTGAGCAACCGCCCACCGATTTACGACTTCCTCCATCGGATGCACGAGGGTGGATATATGCCCACGACCGCCAACTACCGTGAATGGCGCGAGTTCATCGGCAAGCTCGAACGCGAAACCCGCAACGGCACCTATGTCGAAAACTGGGAGTTGCCGAACGGCAAGACCTACCGCGTCATCGGATGTCCCAGCCCCGACCGATCCATCGCGCTGATGTTCGAGGATATCTCTGCCCACGCCTCCGCCGGTCGTCAGTACCAGTACGAACTGGAGATGCAGCAGGTCGTTCTGGACTCCTTTGACGAGGCCACCGCGCTGTTCAATCCGTCCGGCACTCTCATTCTTTGCAACAGCGCCTACGTCGACCTTTGGCACGGTGGAGACCGTCCCGATGCCGCAAGCACATTGCTTGGTGAAACCGCCGAGTGGCGCAAAATGACAATCGCCACCGAATTCTGGGACGAGGTACGCAGCCTTGTTTACCGCGATGCGCTGTCTGAACCTATCAAGCAGACCGTACGCCTGACCGATGGCCGCTCGCTCCTTTGCCGTGTGAATACACTGAAATCAGGCGAGACCATCGTGAAATTCGACACCTTCATCGAGGCCGGACTTTCGGCGGGATTACCCCCGCTCCGCGCGGCATTGCTCTGA
- a CDS encoding ActR/PrrA/RegA family redox response regulator transcription factor yields MDNEPLDLGADKSLLLVDDDEAFLKRLARAMEKRGFEVETAGSVVAGRAIATGRPPAYAVVDLRLEDGNGLDVVETLRERRPDSRIVVLTGYGAIATAVAAVKIGATDYLSKPADADDIVNALLARGDALPPPPENPMSADRVRWEHIQRVYEMCDRNVSETARRLNMHRRTLQRILAKRSPK; encoded by the coding sequence ATGGACAACGAACCGCTGGATCTGGGAGCAGACAAATCCCTCCTTCTGGTCGATGACGACGAGGCATTTCTGAAACGCCTCGCTCGCGCGATGGAAAAACGCGGCTTCGAAGTGGAAACTGCCGGTTCTGTCGTTGCCGGACGGGCTATCGCTACGGGCCGCCCGCCTGCCTACGCTGTGGTCGACCTGCGGCTTGAAGACGGCAACGGCCTCGACGTCGTAGAAACCCTGCGTGAGCGTCGCCCTGATAGCCGCATCGTCGTTCTCACCGGCTATGGCGCTATCGCGACTGCCGTTGCGGCGGTGAAGATCGGTGCGACCGATTATCTGTCGAAACCTGCCGATGCCGACGACATCGTGAACGCGCTGCTGGCGCGTGGCGACGCCCTGCCGCCGCCGCCCGAAAACCCGATGAGCGCGGACCGCGTGCGGTGGGAGCATATCCAGCGCGTCTACGAGATGTGTGATCGCAACGTGTCGGAAACCGCGCGCCGCCTGAACATGCACCGCCGCACGCTCCAGCGTATTCTGGCAAAGCGCAGCCCGAAGTAA
- a CDS encoding HD domain-containing protein, with product MKQPRAWQRMLSGRRLDLLDPTPMDIEIEDIAHGLAFVARWNGQTVGDWPYSVAEHSLLVEEIFRMQNPSAPVKWQMAALLHDAPEYVIGDMISPVKAAVGASYGELDARLTAAIHIRFGVPAQIPATVKKKIKAADKVSAWLEATRIAGFTEAEATKLFGKIDPVYAEKLDIHLRPPVEVRKDFTARHAELLAALK from the coding sequence ATGAAACAACCACGCGCATGGCAGAGGATGCTGTCGGGTCGCAGGCTCGATCTGCTTGATCCGACACCGATGGATATCGAAATCGAGGACATTGCGCATGGCCTTGCCTTCGTTGCGCGCTGGAACGGTCAGACGGTCGGTGACTGGCCTTATTCCGTGGCCGAGCACTCGCTGCTGGTCGAAGAAATCTTTCGGATGCAGAACCCCTCCGCCCCTGTGAAATGGCAGATGGCGGCGCTTCTTCATGACGCACCCGAATACGTCATCGGCGATATGATCAGCCCCGTGAAAGCCGCCGTCGGCGCATCTTATGGTGAGCTGGATGCCCGCCTGACAGCCGCGATCCACATCCGTTTTGGCGTTCCCGCGCAGATCCCCGCGACGGTGAAGAAGAAAATCAAAGCGGCAGACAAGGTTAGCGCGTGGCTGGAGGCTACGCGGATTGCAGGCTTTACCGAGGCCGAAGCGACCAAGCTCTTTGGTAAAATCGACCCTGTTTATGCGGAAAAACTCGATATCCACCTGCGGCCTCCGGTCGAGGTCCGCAAGGATTTCACCGCACGTCATGCGGAGCTTCTTGCTGCGTTGAAGTGA
- the tsaE gene encoding tRNA (adenosine(37)-N6)-threonylcarbamoyltransferase complex ATPase subunit type 1 TsaE, with protein MPTTRTITLPSETDTAALAQRFAPMLSAGDVLLLEGDIGAGKTAFSRALIRARLGYDEDVPSPTFTLVQTYEDEVDIWHCDLYRLTHPDEAVELGLEEAFEEAICLIEWPDRLADLAPKTALTLQFKASDEHSVTFAADDNWTARLEAAGV; from the coding sequence ATGCCCACGACCCGCACCATTACGCTCCCGTCCGAAACCGATACCGCTGCGCTTGCCCAGCGCTTTGCACCAATGCTGAGCGCCGGTGACGTGCTGCTATTGGAAGGCGATATCGGCGCGGGAAAAACCGCGTTCTCTCGGGCGCTGATCCGTGCGCGGCTCGGCTATGACGAAGACGTGCCCTCGCCGACGTTCACATTGGTCCAGACCTACGAGGACGAGGTCGATATCTGGCATTGCGACCTCTACCGGCTCACCCATCCTGATGAGGCTGTTGAACTTGGCCTAGAGGAAGCGTTCGAGGAAGCGATCTGCCTGATCGAATGGCCCGACCGGCTCGCCGACCTCGCGCCGAAAACCGCGCTGACGTTGCAGTTCAAAGCAAGCGACGAACATAGCGTGACTTTCGCCGCTGACGACAACTGGACCGCAAGGCTGGAGGCCGCCGGTGTCTGA
- a CDS encoding SCO family protein, producing the protein MEKKIAIVAVVVAALFLAGTFIATKMKSTDAALAACGAGAIAGGAVGGPFELVNSNGETVTNEDVITEPSLIYFGYTFCPDICPTDAMRNAVATDLLDEQGTEVTPIFISIDPERDTPEAVGYFANNFHERMIGLTGSVEQTTAASKAYKTYFAKEANGDPDYYLVDHSTYTYLNIPGMGVVDYFNHTDDPETVAERTACIVDTVGAN; encoded by the coding sequence ATGGAAAAGAAAATCGCGATCGTTGCAGTCGTTGTCGCCGCACTGTTTCTGGCTGGCACATTCATCGCGACGAAAATGAAATCTACCGATGCTGCTCTGGCTGCGTGCGGTGCTGGTGCGATTGCTGGCGGCGCTGTCGGCGGCCCCTTCGAGCTGGTCAATTCCAATGGTGAAACCGTCACCAACGAGGATGTGATCACAGAGCCTTCGCTGATCTACTTCGGCTACACTTTCTGCCCTGACATCTGCCCGACGGATGCGATGCGCAACGCAGTTGCGACCGACCTGCTGGACGAGCAGGGCACCGAAGTTACTCCGATCTTCATCTCCATCGACCCCGAGCGCGATACCCCCGAAGCTGTGGGCTACTTTGCGAATAACTTCCACGAGCGCATGATTGGTCTGACCGGCAGTGTCGAGCAGACGACCGCTGCCTCGAAAGCCTACAAGACCTATTTTGCAAAGGAAGCAAACGGCGATCCCGATTACTACCTCGTCGACCACTCGACCTACACTTACCTCAACATTCCGGGGATGGGCGTTGTGGACTACTTCAACCACACGGATGATCCGGAAACCGTAGCCGAACGTACTGCTTGTATCGTTGATACGGTCGGCGCAAATTGA
- the regB gene encoding sensor histidine kinase RegB, with amino-acid sequence MAASEELDIHDRERSSWVRLRTLVILRWIAIIGQMGTLIVAQQLFRLHLEVGLAAATIGASIVANLFFSFLYPETKRLSEREAFLMLLFDLLQLGLLLYLTGGLNNPFAVLVLAPVTIAATFLQMRNTAILGFLAVGIISALGMWYIPLEGADGLVLALPLIFLFGSWAALTIGVVFLAVYARQITSEVNDMSEALLATQMALAREQKLTDLGGVIAAAAHELGTPLATIKLVSKELLDEVEDRPEVYEDIALIAEQADRCRDIMRSMGQAGKDDLHMRRAPLQAILEEAASPHMQRGKEISFSVNANTEHPQRQPIFFRRPEIIHGLRNLVQNAVDFAATEVKIESTWDETTVRLRISDDGPGYPATIIGRIGDPFVRRRKETENRPGYEGMGLGLFIAKTLLERSGAKLDFANEEVGGAIVMVQWPRDIVDPERGKREALGENLPILP; translated from the coding sequence ATGGCCGCAAGCGAAGAACTCGACATTCACGACCGCGAACGCAGTAGCTGGGTGCGCCTCAGAACACTTGTGATCCTGCGCTGGATCGCGATCATCGGCCAAATGGGCACGCTGATCGTGGCCCAACAGCTGTTCCGTCTTCACCTGGAGGTCGGACTGGCCGCAGCAACTATCGGCGCGTCCATCGTCGCGAACCTGTTCTTCTCGTTTCTCTATCCCGAAACAAAGCGTCTGTCGGAGCGCGAGGCGTTCCTGATGCTGCTCTTCGACTTATTGCAGCTCGGCTTGCTGCTGTATCTAACAGGTGGCTTGAACAATCCCTTCGCCGTGCTGGTGCTCGCGCCCGTCACCATCGCGGCGACATTCCTGCAAATGCGGAACACCGCGATCCTCGGGTTTCTGGCGGTCGGTATCATTTCTGCGCTGGGCATGTGGTACATCCCGCTCGAAGGCGCGGATGGTCTGGTGCTTGCCCTGCCTCTGATCTTCCTGTTCGGGTCGTGGGCCGCGCTGACTATCGGTGTCGTGTTCCTCGCCGTCTACGCGCGCCAGATCACGTCCGAGGTCAACGACATGTCCGAGGCGCTTCTGGCGACCCAGATGGCCTTGGCCCGCGAGCAGAAACTGACGGACCTTGGCGGCGTCATCGCGGCGGCGGCGCATGAACTTGGCACACCGCTCGCCACGATCAAACTGGTGAGCAAGGAGCTACTGGACGAGGTCGAGGACCGCCCCGAAGTCTATGAGGACATCGCCCTGATCGCCGAGCAGGCCGACCGTTGCCGTGATATCATGCGGTCGATGGGGCAGGCGGGGAAAGACGACCTTCACATGCGGCGCGCGCCCTTGCAGGCGATATTGGAGGAGGCCGCGTCCCCACACATGCAGCGCGGCAAGGAGATCTCGTTCTCGGTCAACGCAAATACCGAACACCCGCAGCGCCAGCCGATCTTCTTCCGCAGGCCCGAGATTATCCACGGTCTTCGTAACCTCGTGCAGAACGCCGTCGATTTCGCGGCGACCGAAGTGAAGATCGAGAGCACGTGGGACGAGACCACCGTTCGCCTCAGGATCAGCGATGACGGCCCCGGTTATCCCGCCACCATCATCGGGCGCATCGGCGATCCCTTCGTGCGCCGCCGTAAGGAGACCGAGAACCGCCCAGGCTATGAGGGTATGGGCCTCGGTCTGTTTATTGCGAAAACGCTGCTCGAACGGTCCGGCGCGAAGCTGGACTTTGCCAACGAAGAGGTCGGCGGTGCGATTGTCATGGTGCAATGGCCCCGCGATATCGTTGATCCAGAGCGCGGAAAACGCGAAGCGCTGGGCGAGAACCTCCCTATTCTGCCCTAG
- the ahcY gene encoding adenosylhomocysteinase — protein sequence MANDYIVKDIALAGYGRKELDIAETEMPGLMALRAEYGESKPLKGARIVGSLHMTIQTACLIETLVALGADVRWASCNIFSTQDHAAAAIAEAGIPVFAIKGQSLEEHWDYLDKSFMFEDGPNLILDDGGDATLYVLLGARAEAGEDIIPVPQSDEEAVIKAQIKKRMEASPGWFTKIRDQILGVSEETTTGVHRLYELQKNGQLPFPAINVNDSVTKSKFDNKYGCKESLVDGIRRATDTMMAGKVAVVCGYGDVGKGSAASLRGAGARVKVTEVDPICALQAAMDGFEVVTLEDAVASADIFVTTTGNKDVIRIEHMREMKDMAIVGNIGHFDNEIQVASLRNHKWTNIKDQVDMIEMPSGSRIILLSEGRLLNLGNATGHPSFVMSASFTNQVLAQIELWTKHDEYAPGVYILPKHLDEKVASLHLERIGVKLSKLSKEQADYIGVTPEGPFKPEHYRY from the coding sequence ATGGCCAACGACTACATCGTCAAAGATATCGCGCTGGCCGGTTATGGCCGCAAGGAACTCGACATCGCTGAAACCGAAATGCCGGGTCTGATGGCTCTGCGTGCCGAGTACGGTGAGAGCAAGCCGCTCAAGGGTGCCCGCATCGTCGGCTCGCTGCACATGACCATCCAGACCGCTTGCCTGATCGAAACGCTGGTTGCGCTGGGCGCTGACGTGCGCTGGGCATCGTGCAACATCTTCTCGACGCAGGACCACGCTGCCGCTGCGATCGCCGAGGCTGGCATTCCGGTCTTCGCGATCAAGGGCCAGAGCCTCGAAGAGCATTGGGACTACCTCGACAAGTCCTTCATGTTCGAAGACGGCCCGAACCTGATCCTCGACGACGGTGGCGACGCGACCCTCTACGTTCTGCTCGGTGCACGCGCCGAAGCTGGCGAAGACATCATTCCGGTTCCGCAGTCGGACGAAGAAGCTGTCATCAAAGCCCAGATCAAGAAGCGCATGGAAGCTTCGCCGGGCTGGTTCACCAAAATCCGCGACCAGATCCTCGGCGTTTCGGAAGAAACCACCACCGGTGTTCACCGCCTGTACGAACTGCAAAAGAACGGTCAGCTGCCGTTCCCTGCAATCAACGTCAACGACTCGGTAACCAAGTCGAAGTTCGACAACAAATACGGCTGTAAGGAATCGCTGGTCGACGGTATCCGCCGCGCCACCGACACCATGATGGCCGGTAAGGTCGCTGTCGTTTGCGGTTACGGCGACGTCGGCAAGGGCTCGGCTGCCTCGCTCCGCGGCGCAGGTGCCCGCGTGAAGGTCACCGAAGTCGACCCGATCTGCGCGCTGCAGGCTGCTATGGACGGTTTCGAAGTCGTCACCCTCGAAGACGCTGTTGCTTCGGCTGACATCTTCGTCACCACCACCGGCAACAAGGACGTCATCCGCATCGAGCACATGCGCGAGATGAAGGATATGGCGATCGTCGGAAACATCGGCCACTTCGACAACGAAATTCAGGTCGCATCGCTGCGTAACCACAAGTGGACCAACATCAAGGATCAGGTCGACATGATCGAGATGCCCTCGGGCAGCCGCATCATCCTCCTGTCCGAAGGTCGTCTGCTGAACCTCGGCAACGCCACCGGCCACCCGTCGTTCGTGATGTCGGCGTCGTTCACCAATCAGGTGCTCGCGCAGATCGAACTGTGGACCAAGCACGACGAGTACGCACCGGGCGTCTACATCCTGCCCAAGCACCTCGACGAAAAAGTTGCCAGCCTTCACCTCGAACGTATCGGCGTGAAACTGTCGAAGCTCAGCAAAGAGCAGGCCGACTACATCGGTGTGACGCCGGAAGGCCCGTTCAAGCCGGAACACTACCGCTACTAA
- a CDS encoding nucleotidyltransferase family protein, whose translation MTPNAALFFAAGLGTRMAPLTDDRPKPMIEVAGKPLLRHAMDMAEGIERKVVNVHYRAGQIRDAVADGVMISDETDQLLETGGGLRKALPLLGDGPVFTMNTDAVWKGPNPFDMLRSAWRDEMGGLLLLIDPQDARGHVGKGDFVVDKNSRVTPGQGLIYTGCQIIRPDRRSEVETDAFSMWELWNRLLEERSLYGLRYTGNWCDVGRPDCIPIAEEMLRQ comes from the coding sequence ATGACGCCAAACGCCGCTCTGTTCTTTGCCGCTGGTCTGGGAACGCGCATGGCGCCGCTGACGGACGATCGGCCCAAGCCGATGATCGAAGTGGCAGGCAAGCCGCTCCTCCGTCACGCGATGGATATGGCCGAGGGCATCGAGCGGAAGGTCGTTAACGTCCACTACCGCGCTGGGCAGATCCGTGATGCGGTGGCTGATGGCGTCATGATCTCTGATGAGACCGACCAACTGCTGGAGACCGGCGGCGGATTGCGTAAGGCACTGCCTTTGTTGGGCGACGGACCTGTTTTCACGATGAACACCGACGCCGTGTGGAAAGGGCCGAACCCGTTCGACATGCTGCGCTCCGCTTGGCGGGATGAGATGGGCGGCCTCTTGCTGCTCATTGACCCCCAAGATGCGCGTGGCCACGTCGGAAAGGGCGATTTCGTCGTCGATAAAAACTCGCGTGTTACGCCAGGACAGGGTCTGATTTATACGGGATGTCAGATCATTCGACCCGACCGTCGAAGCGAAGTCGAAACCGACGCATTCTCCATGTGGGAACTGTGGAACCGCCTGCTGGAGGAGCGATCACTCTATGGTCTGCGCTACACTGGAAACTGGTGTGACGTGGGCCGCCCTGATTGTATTCCGATTGCCGAAGAAATGTTGCGCCAATGA
- a CDS encoding DUF1761 domain-containing protein: MGILSVIVAAAAAWIFGAVWYMALSKPWLEASGIECDDNGKPKNGGSPMPFILSAIAMLIVAGMMRHLFMMSGIATLGAGIVSGLGIGAFFIAPWIMINNAYGMRPFKLTAIDSGYAIFGCAIIGAVLVLI; the protein is encoded by the coding sequence ATGGGAATTCTTTCAGTGATTGTGGCCGCTGCGGCGGCATGGATTTTCGGGGCCGTGTGGTACATGGCCCTATCGAAGCCGTGGCTCGAAGCGTCCGGCATCGAGTGCGACGACAACGGCAAACCCAAGAACGGCGGCAGCCCGATGCCGTTCATTCTATCGGCCATCGCGATGCTCATCGTCGCGGGCATGATGCGTCACCTGTTCATGATGTCCGGCATTGCGACGCTCGGCGCGGGGATCGTCTCCGGCCTCGGGATCGGAGCGTTCTTCATCGCGCCGTGGATCATGATCAATAACGCCTACGGGATGCGACCGTTCAAGCTGACTGCTATCGACAGCGGTTACGCCATTTTCGGCTGCGCGATCATCGGCGCGGTGCTTGTGCTGATCTGA
- a CDS encoding DUF2853 family protein has translation MGIRDELIASYAEDLRTKCGMVPDMDLLTKVTLGCGPLIYHENTNYVDATSPAEIKQIKRNYLIKKLSLRDGPELDDGIDVVLEIYDAERKYRVVVYYMLTKHFGKEAYYK, from the coding sequence ATGGGAATACGTGACGAGTTGATCGCGAGCTATGCCGAGGACCTGCGCACCAAGTGCGGAATGGTGCCGGACATGGACTTGCTGACCAAGGTCACACTTGGCTGCGGGCCGCTGATCTACCATGAGAACACCAATTACGTTGACGCGACCTCGCCCGCCGAGATCAAGCAAATCAAACGCAACTACCTGATCAAGAAGCTCAGCCTGCGCGATGGGCCGGAGCTTGATGATGGGATCGACGTGGTGCTGGAAATCTACGATGCCGAGCGGAAATACCGCGTTGTGGTTTACTACATGCTGACCAAGCATTTCGGCAAAGAGGCTTACTACAAGTAA
- a CDS encoding aminoglycoside phosphotransferase family protein has protein sequence MSDRIAQRLDFLRGTEWSEWQQEPIAGDASRRSYVRLTKGDESVILMDAPPDSGEDLAPFIRIAGLLRKKGLCPPRIHTSDQNTGFAVIEDLGPYHFAQAVDHGSDERELYAEATRCIAAYGDARTDGLSEMTPEVGTNLVGEVLEWFINPESQQPLLDALRHVLNDTYQPPALSLRDFHAENLIWRPHLTGTDRVGILDFQDALLAQPHYDLVSLLRDVRRDVSDAVVEELTDGIDQHSFAVTAVQRNLRILGIFHRLVRRDGKAKYAAFMPRVIGHLKCDLAHPELSELRRIILPELDR, from the coding sequence GTGTCTGACCGGATCGCCCAACGCCTCGATTTCCTACGCGGCACCGAATGGAGCGAATGGCAGCAGGAACCGATCGCCGGTGACGCCTCGCGCCGCAGCTATGTACGCCTGACAAAAGGTGATGAGAGCGTCATCCTGATGGACGCCCCGCCCGACAGCGGTGAGGACCTCGCGCCGTTCATCCGCATTGCGGGTCTGCTGCGTAAAAAAGGCCTCTGCCCGCCGCGCATTCATACCTCTGATCAGAATACGGGCTTCGCGGTGATCGAAGACCTTGGCCCGTACCATTTTGCCCAAGCGGTCGATCACGGCTCGGACGAGCGGGAGCTTTACGCCGAAGCGACCCGCTGCATCGCAGCTTACGGGGACGCCCGCACCGATGGGCTGTCCGAAATGACGCCCGAAGTCGGCACGAACCTTGTTGGCGAGGTTTTAGAGTGGTTCATCAACCCTGAGAGCCAGCAGCCATTGCTCGATGCGCTTCGGCATGTTCTGAACGACACCTATCAACCGCCTGCGTTGTCGCTTCGTGATTTCCACGCCGAGAACCTCATTTGGCGGCCACATCTGACAGGTACCGACCGCGTCGGCATTCTGGATTTTCAGGACGCTCTACTGGCTCAGCCGCACTATGACCTCGTTTCGCTGCTCCGCGATGTGCGGCGGGATGTCTCGGACGCTGTGGTCGAGGAATTGACCGACGGCATCGACCAGCACAGCTTTGCGGTGACTGCCGTGCAGCGCAATCTGCGTATCCTCGGGATTTTCCACCGGCTCGTCCGCCGCGATGGGAAAGCGAAATACGCCGCCTTCATGCCCCGCGTGATCGGCCATCTCAAATGCGATCTGGCGCATCCCGAACTGTCGGAACTACGCCGCATCATCCTACCGGAGCTCGACCGATGA